The sequence cacggatttccaagtaccGAAGTTAAGACCATTGCACAAAACGCTCAGACAGAAAAcacactgcactctgtaaatTACGAATTTTTTGGCAGCACACAAAATCCaattaattttgtgataactcacaaaaaactcatgaacctgactaatttgcaaaattaggatttttgcACCCTGTGTAATATATTAGACCCCCTTGGTCGAAATTACGCTTAaacaactaagcaattgatccaccGCGGATTAATAGGTGCACAGTCCTGCCCAAAATCACAAAACAAAGAGTAGCGGAGCCGTGGAgaaggagcaacaatgagaggaagtgtggccacaccacaGGCCACCCGACGCCACTTGCCACGTCCCATGTTACCTAACCGACCCTACTCCTTTGTCGGCCAATCAGGTCGtcctaaacctgccacactcccacgagttgtggttgggcccatacttgtcggccctattccccatcgaccaatcagatcgcattaaacctgccacgcaaaccaaaagggtagccatgcccatgcttggccggctccctactttcattgaccaatcaggtttctctaaacctgccacaaccttaaaagaggtggaaattgtgtcaagaggtcgccatactagGTTGGCTTCCCAAAACTATGCCAGCATactaacgacatgccaaacatgccaaaaacaaacatgctaggcgcacatgccaatcgcacacgccaaacaggcatgccaagtgcacatgccaaacgcgccacttaccgcgatagcatgccaaaacttgccaactCACTCTCCGTGTTCAGCTTCACAACGCACTTCAATTTGACTAGCCTGAACCCTAGGCgtggccatgctctagtggcggtggatgaaacTCTAATTTTTAATCGTGGCCCAAAACTATGTTACCTCGGGCCCGCAAAATGCCGCAAGCCGTACGgatttaggaaaccctaaaaaaggcgccacaccatggccactcgtggaaatatttgttcatgtggccgtttctacatggtggcctgcctaCGGCTTCTCCGGCATGACTCTGGCAtcgtttgtataaaatgccatgACGCGGGCACCTACCGCATGCTACATGCCaaatatgctaattagggtttcgacatgccaaaccctaatttaggcaaagtttccacgccaaccgatccaaacaatgttccacagaacatggggatcaatgtggtcATTAAAAccgatgttgccacaccacgtttgagtctaacaccaacgtgccaaaatttcagtggccatggctacgccaggcgctacttacactgtgccgctggcatgcacaaactatgccagccactccaccacgccactggcatgcacgaactattcCAACCATGCCGCAATGTCACTAGCGTACACTAAAGGCGCCAttgtaccattatcaggcgccaacagaaggtagccataatcgacgactacctttcctcatgagatgcaatctcagccatccaagtccgCCATCGAGCTGACAGGCTTGTGGCactttttaggcgaccagccgcctaaatctagtggtcatggctacgccaggcgccgctTGCACCACCGtcccactggcatgcacgagccatgctagtcgtgccgcagtgccactggcatacaccaaaaacgccactgtgccattatcattcgccaacagaaggtatccataatcaacggctacccttcctcatgagatccaatctcagccatccaagttctccaccgaactgacggacttgtggaaagttttaggcgaccagccaagacgtgcctaatagcatcacatgttatttaattgcggcaagactcttgactttgacttgccgcacatagcaacctgctacacgttttccacgaaaacactcgagacatcaaacatgtcacaaactgagggatactcatcagggtattggtctggcagtttacagtgtgcggcgtgcaatacgcccattataagaaagtgtcatgaagcgggacaattagtggtggcaagaagtagcgggtgtaaacggatccacttccttcatcatggaagcatgggtttctgacggttatacgttaatccactcttccatcatccaatcgttcccacttcctacgagaccagggtacgtttaaatatgacttgtataaataggcttcacctatttccaccaaacaacaagtttttggtcgacaacaacatagtatccagaaatcactaagaactgatagcttttcactctgcaagccagttccactttctgatacaagtcataaaacaagcgaCGTCTTCAGAATTagccattctggtctcaacactctcttcgcttcccaccctaagaccaacccttctccttcactttgtgaccgaaacaatcctggaacggccatttcttggtttaggccaggattgtacagattgatctctcgaatcaaaagtactcccgtacagtgcattgtttagggtttagatttgtttcatccacacacccaaaattaccaaaatcgggagaaacagttttcacccacaaacagtgttgtaatgtttctcttttattgttcaaagttattccttaatagctaaaggaagaaaatcccaggatcgaaagataaataagttaagaatcttttgtttaaggtttttaattttattttaggaaaacgagaatagtaatgtgcatttactagttgaagattttccaaagagattttctgtcaatattttggatagagcatttccaggaattatggaaaccgaatttggaatatattgcatatcttgagaatattttcggttttggaaattccttggtatccaaacttccttgtctataaatacttgaagtttgcatttctagcaaactaatccttcgtacagCAAGAACtttctcagttgtgttgttactggtgaagccgcctattcggagaggagagtaacctaattaggcgaaatctcttacggtcgttcagtttaaagtcttatttgggattgagaagctctattagtaccgatggtgggaaactagatgattgcattgttattttagttttcgattattgacttgattgactaacggttgttgaatctttgattgcacctagtttgtttattcttgagaaccttgtcttctgatataaggctcactcaaactagatcaaggatttaacgtttctacagatctaagtttttctagatctgtaagatagattcattgatttgccattgttaacagactccgttctgtgcgacaaatcaataaggaatcaagtatgtttttgcaggttgttactttgaagattaattagaagattgaagactttaaagatttgaagaagaagttgttgtgaatCATTAAGAAGATCTACTAGATCTAGTCCCAAAGAGAACgtttgttctgctaggatatttggtatcaaatatctattgaaaacttcggttctgctagatattatcaaaacaagaatactgttgaagctgagtaactaagattttagtttacttagtagtgtctacacgaagttgcaggtttattttttgtagcgtcttaattcattaagtattcaattctggactaggtcccggggtttttctacaagattgtagttttcctcgttaacaaaattttggtgtgtgctttactttatttccgcattataattgtttttatattataattaaagtaattacacttgtaatgttaactaggcacttgatatttatcttataaggttttactattatcaagtgaacactttgttgttgtattgtctcgatttcatatccatagacgatcacacaaagtatattggatttctccacttgactttgatattctcacattgttaggccagtctggactaaccctatctcgggtggacactgtgttgaaatattccttgagtgattgtatctccaagaggtttatacacaatgggtcttgtataggttgtgatcaaaataaaagattgtggtgtatttgggtaccatcgtcttttcaaaatgattatttgatcaatacgaaacatcccaagttaacatcaaatgatcgtCTCACactaatcatgtaagatgttcaaggtaattttcacatgatcatcttgacttaatatttagtttccaacaaatgaattgtttacaattAAAGttttcaagtagatgatgaagcattCTAAGCTTTAAACTCGTATTTCGAAaattatataaacgagataaactcgactcgaaagtCCAAATGTGTATAACACAAAGTGTATAttgctatatgacttagtctcattagtagatagaattgaatagacttctgagtgatagataagttttagtctccacatactttttgtcgtcgaagttcctccaagctcttcagtagatcttcttcttcaatcggtgaatgtcgtgaagtcaaatgctcaattacacacttttatcctaatccgagagatagctataagtagagtagaaatcaagatataattttgatcaactaaacttgacaaacaagcttgagatagcaacgtttgcgagttcgaccgagcagtgctctaacaatgatcttaccagagaaagggatattttattttagtcatgggGACCTGGCCTTTTAGATACCATATCCAAACAGACTGAGTAACCCGACTGCTAGCTGAGACCAGACCAACCCACTATATAAAATCCCCTTAATTCTCTTCCAATCCTATTCAATCCATGGTGAGAGGGTGAGGACTGAACCCATGAGCACCACTATTTGGAGATAACGAGAAATCCCCACTACTAGAGAGGGATTCTCTCCAAATACATGAGTTAAACTAATGAACCTATTACGCTTAGTTTTAAGTCTACTACAATAGAGACAAATCCTAAGAAATAGCGATAGAAACTAATTGAACATGACTTCTCTTATATATAGCTCGTGCATTTATTATCAATACCGCAAAAAGTTCAAAAGTTAAAGACCAAATCTTAATTCTTAATTGACGATCCAACttaaatattattttttctccaaaaccaaaataaattctaaCTTTTTTAAATCCGAACTAAATTATATTTCAAATTATCTCTAATTGTTTCTCATTATTCTCACAAATTAATCGATTATAAACCTCAATTCTTACTTTTCCCGCAAAACAAGGTAAACCCTAAGTTTTACTTTTTCCTAAATTAATGTTAGTTTTTCTCTCAATCATGATTAAACTAATGTGGACTGAGGGTACATTCTAATTATTCCCTTAAAAAATCTCCACAACAACACGAATCCAAATGGGATTAACTAATGATTTGATTATTTTTCTTTAATCACCCTTTTAAAACTCCATAAGCATATTCTATAAAAACAAAATTAATAATCTAAGATCAATCGTGCTACTTGACCCGTTGTATAACAGCTGAGTGATAGCGATTCCTGACGTAGCAAACACCGTGGCAGAGagatgtttttctttttattcacGTTGCCAAAAACTAATAGAAAGGGAATAAAGAGATAAAAGAAGTTCTAATTTTAATCAGAAAATACGAACTACAATTGAGAGAACCATCAAACTTATATAAAAGCTGGCGATGACTGATGGGGTTCTTCATCGCAAATCATTATCATTCTTCCAAATTAAGAAATTGTATATAGTACTTCTTCCTAGTACTTCTCGAGTTAAAAAAGAAAATGTTTGTTGTGTTACTGCTTGAAACTAAATGGTAGTTTCATACAATATTTGGGGTATAAGAAGATTTATCCATGGACAGTTAAGATTTAAGAAACCAGTATACATaaacaaaattattttatttattttttgatctaaaTCTTTTCGTCGAAActtataattaaattgaggtaaAATCCTGAGAAATTGGATTATTCTAGATCTTAATTCATGTTACCTTTTTATGTAACTTCATCCCATCATACTAATTGAAGCAGAGATTTCAAAACTATGATATTTGTTGATTCTTTCAGtagtttcaaaattttggttGTTATGGCCATTATATATGATGGTCtatgatttagcaaaaaaaaaaattgattgtgtCTTTTTTTATCGATGATTTTTCTCTGTTTAGATTTTAAATTATAAATGGATTACAACAGAAACCTCAAAATCAAATGTCTAATTCATCATTAAGGTTAACAATGCATACTTCAATCTTCTCATCAAAACAAGAAACTCTAGTTGCAGAACTAAGAAGAAATAGGATGAGTTTTCTACCTAAAACAAAATATGGAACATTCTAACATGTATTACACGTGAGATAGCCATGTCAAAGTTGTGGTTACTATAAAGCTTCCTATATAGCATTTTCGATCTAATATCATCCTTTTTTCTCAATTAGGATTACATAAATTTGACTACTCTTCAAAATCATCAATTACGTCAAATgcctcaacaaaaaaaaacaaaaaaagtttatGTCACAGATTTTGCATCAATtcaattatgaaaattatgtcatTTTAAAAACACGTCATAACACTATGTGTTCAATTTTCGGGCATGATATAATACAACACACTTAAATCTTTTGAACAATACAGCACGGCACATGACACGCTTCGTATGCTCCGTTGTATGCCATGTTGTGCCAACATAAATTACACCTATAACAAGTTACATGTTTGATGAGGAAAACAGTGGAAATTTTATAGAAGCAGATTCAATGAATTTGCAGTCAAATACGTAAATAAACGCCTACATTCAGTTAGATATCAATCTACCCAAAAAATCTTGCCAACCCTATCAATTACTCGCACTTCCTTCTCCGAAGGAGACAGAAAAAAATCTGTtgacacattctatcctagttcaGCTTAACGTTAAGCGAAGTGAAAAACTTGTATATTTCCTGAATTCGGTTTAAAGTCGCCATTTAGAAGCTCTCATccgaaaaatcagaaaaataaatcAATCCAAAGACGAAGGAGACCCCTAAATTAAGATCAAATAAGAATGACTCCTCGAGAAAAGATAAAGATATTTCTCTTAATCACGTTGTTTAAGAGTAAAAAGTATTTATCTATCAAGTTTTAGTAGGATGTTGACAAACCTCACAAACCTATGTTGTTTTTCCAAATTAAATAGGTAACAGTGACGCATACAAGTATACAACCAATATGAAAACGTAGATGTAAGGCCAAAAGATTTAAAGCTTATCAATTACTCAAACGATCCAtagatttttttgagtaagaGTTTGATAGTCCCTGATGACAAAGACCGACAAAATACTATACGCTATGCTATAGCTGTGGTCCTATCTCCTGTTGGTGTCTGGTAAAGAATTGAATGGGTTTATAGAGAGCCGTTATAGAGTGTGCAAAACGGATGCACGGTATGAATCTGTCTTCCGGCTTCCTTTTGGCTGCTTTTCCCTTAAGTGAATAGAGACGCAATGATCGGAATGGGACCTCATCTCGACTTCCTAAAATAAAGGTGGTTATTTCCAAGATTTCTACAATTAAAGATCCAGTACCGCTCCAGTACCGCAGGGAAGAAGCATCTAACACATCATGATGGCAAGGAAGCCTTACAAGCAACTTTGGTAAGTGTTGAAAAGGTCTTGCACCCAATATGAACAGAAAACAAAAATCCTCCAGACTCTCGGGAATGAGCAAGCATCCTGTCATCCGGAGACTGAGTTCTCATGTATTGATATAACCTCTCATGTTCATGCATTACATGATTCACAATATGAAAGAAAAACAGTCCAAGGGAGCAGTAAACTGGGGGGGAAGACTCATTTTCAGTATATAGCTATATTCCTTTCCTTGAGCAAGTGGTATAAATTACTATTTTTATAATTTTAAAGACATAAAAAGGCACAACATAGGACCATTAATAATGCAACATTGCAACTTTGTGCATTAGTTGTTACTGCTTTTCACTTGGAAGATAAAACCCTGAGTGCCATATTGTGAGCAAAAACACGACATTGTTGGTAGAGAAACAAACCCAGCTGAAACCATAGTCGAGCAAGGAAATTTTACACTGATTATGTTTCTCCCAAAGCAAGCAGCCAACCAGTTTGTCACCATTGGACAGGAATCCTGTGGAAAACCAAACACTAGATGTGATTAATACTTAAAAGAGTAGAAGACATAATTaataattttgcaataagttgaagTGCCAAGTGAAAAGATAACCCATGAATTAATAGAAGAGAAGTAGTTCAGAGGAAATAAATACGAGCACATTATTTGTCTCAAAAATGTAACAATTCACCAGCTCAAACACTGGGAATCAGTAGTCAATTTTAACCTAAATTAAAAAGGAATTCATTAGTCGCAACGAAAACACGGAAAATGAAAGTTTGAGCACCGATTGTACATACTATCTTCTAGATGATGGCATATTTACCGAGACCCTGCAGCAAGGATCACTGATGCTAATAAGTTCCACAAAGTAGTAGATACGCTAACCAAAAAGTTCATAGAAAAACACAATGGACTGCAGTAATTTACATTTTTCTGTCAAAACTATTACTCTACCTTCCCTGAAGTTTCCCGCCGAAATTTGCCTGATGTCTCCCAGTAATGTCTCCCTTGTTTTCAGAAGTGGCCAACCTTGTTCGATCATGAACTCCAACCCCACGCACATCAGATTGTACTCCATTTATTTCCAGATGGTCTTTCTGTTTACCCGAAATTTGCACATTCACAAGGCCGTGAACCATGTTAGAGCAATTATCATTAGACTTTCGATCCTTAACTACTGAAGGTTGTGAAGGCTTCTTTAGTCTGAGATTTTGTGCCATTGGGGTCACAGCAATAGAAGTGAAGGATGAGGAGTAAGATGGAGAAGCTACTGCAGCTGCAGCTGCCACTTTCGCGAGTGCTGTAGTAGCTGATATGATTTCTTGAGCTCCTTCGCGGAGGTGAATAAAGTCCCCTTCAACTACAAATAACTGAGACGCAAAGTAAGAACTCCAGATGACACGATATACTTGGAGAACAATGAGCGAGAGAGAGACATACTAAAAAGGTGAACTTACTTCAGGATGACCACGCAAGAAATCATCAAGCCTTCCGTATATTTTCTTATAATCATGCCAATGGAAAGGCACCAGCATTTTTCCAAGTCTATTAGACAGCTatgttttttttaagaaaaaaaaggagGTATCAAATTGTGGGTCAGATAAATAAGATAACAAAGGTTGAAAATGGCCTATGACTATGCAAAAACTCACAGTAGAACTAATCTTAATTCGACCACCAGATCCAGCTGGAATTGCACGGACAAGGCAAACCAACAATGATCTTTCATCTAAGAGATTTGGATCTGGATGTAAGAGTCGTGGTTGTTCCACCGGCAGAGTGCAGCCTTCATGCGAATCACTGCTCACGGTATCGGTTTTCTCCTGCAGAATTCTATGGTTAGCTCATCTAATAAATAACAAGGTAACTCGTACGTAACAACCAAGAAATCAACGGGGTACGAGAAGTTAATATATCTATTTCCAAACTTTTAAAATCAAAGATAGAAAATTTCAGAGTTGAAAATATAATTGCGGGGGTTACACACCTTTGTCCCAGTGATCTGTTTAAAAGTCTCTAAAGCTAATGCATCTTGATTCTCAGAAGATTCTTCTTCTAAAAATTGTTCCGCAGGCTGGAAGGGAAGTATAAACATTACTGTCAGTTAGAGAAAGAAATATCTACCCAATAAAGCTTCCGCTCATGAAGAAAATACCTGTGCTGCTTCACTGGATTTTAGAGTATTAGGCTCTTTACTAGAACTGATTTGAGCCTCTAAACGTTCAGGATATAGCACTAGTCCATTTGACAAAAAATTAGTGTCATACTGAACGCTCGGCCTTATATTCTTCCCAGCTGGTTGATATGGGTTCTGATTTGGAACATGTGAACTCTCAGATACAACCTACGGAAGAAAACGAAATAATGACTACTCTTAAGAAACACCACCAACATTTATAACACCAAagaagttttttttattattataccTGATGATTCTGCCAATGTTGGTGAGATACAATACTAGGGATTGGTTGACAATGTTCCAATTGAGGTTGTGGAATACCTTGTTGATGCATGACAGAAGGATGGACTGCAGTAACATGCCCATTTGGAAGGTATGCACCCATTTCGACAAGGGAGGGTAAAATAACTGATACCCCAGGTCGTTCAGTCTAATGAAGGATAAAGGAGAGACAACTGAATGAGAAATCCCATATGAGTTTTGAgagtgaaaaaaaatcaaatcaaaacagaatataatagaagaaaatggttggCCCAAAAATCGAACCCCATCTCAAGAAGTAGGTACTAATAATACTGGCAAAAAAACGTGAGAATGCACAAAAAGCCAGCAACATACTTACCAAATAATATAATATTCTTATCACTTCAGCTCTATGTTGTCTGAGGCATCGCCAAGGCGCCAAAGTGGCCTGGGATGCCAGCAAGGCGCCGCCTTTTTCAGAAGTACTTTAACTCTTTAAAAAACCCTATATCCAGCATTTAGGCTTCTAACTTACACTTAAACCCAAGGGGACGCCTTGCAGTTTGGGTCTCTTTCATTCAAATTAGGCGTTTTACTTACAAGATATCTCACATGACACTTACTGAAGTCACTACTGAAAGAAACCCATATCAGCAGCTACGTACAACAATTTTTATCTGAAGTGTGTCACATCTAACTATTTCGGTCTGGGTATATGAATATTTTGAACTCCATTCTACCGAAGGAACATATTCCAATTAAAATATACAGTcgaatttttttttactatgtcGATCCAAGTTCTTCTCGCCAAATGTCTCTAAATTCTATGATCATAGTTTTCTCGTCATTTTGTACAATTAGATGTTACCATCTTGAAAAAGATTCCTGGTTCTTCTTTTAGCTGTGCTACTGGAaagttatactccctccgtttatggaaagagttgctaTTGTTTTTTCAAATTGGCCTGTTTTTAGGCTCAAATGAAAAAGCGATAGTACCTCTTTTCTAGAAACAGAGGTAGTGTATAGTAATATAACACCAAATCTAGAGATATATCATCTCTCAGCCAGCCATTAGTAAGTCCTGGAGCCAACCTCGGTGACCAATATATATTTATAATTGATGAAAATTGGCCTCACGGGATGAGCAATGGTTTATATATTTGGAGAAGTTCCTGCTcaatcatttgaagcaaagttcCCTATATAACCCTCTCCTTATACTCTATTTGGCAACCAAGATAAACTAAAAGGATAAGATATCAAAAACACCTTTCTTTAGTCTCTTCAATCTAGAAGTCGGCACACCTGATACTACAACTAAAGGTATATCAGAGTTTGCCTAGTGATAGTTACACCAAGTAGATTTAATAAGGGAACAATATCAGTCATCTGCATGGGTTTGTCAATTTAATAGAGGTACCAGTTATCTCATACAGCAATCTCAATTCAATGCAATACAGAGCTATGCTACGCTTAATCTTATAGTGGAAACTAAAAAAGAACACGGTAATCAAACCTAAACATTAGAAACAGGGTATAGGTAAACATTTTGAGGGACTATAATCTCTTCTACTACCCCAAACAAGGCATTAGAAAGTAGAAAAGTTTACCTCAATTCACATAAAAGTAATATCTAAGAATGTGAACCCTCAATCTTACCTTACTCAATGCATTGTTTGTTTCACCATTCATCAAGACTTCGGAGTTACCACTTACACCAGCAGCATTCACATTAAATTGGTTTCCCTTATCCTCTCCCTGCACAGATGCATCTTTAGATTGTGCATGACCTACACGTGATTCACTGACGGATGTACCACTCCTTTCTCTTGCCTCGGTCAGCTCCAACTTAAGTTGTCGAATGGTTTGCAAATGATGCATCTCAACATCCGCAAACTAgcatcatcaacataaacaaatTGGAAACTAAAACTAGTAATCCGGCAAAATATAAGGATACTACAGTTCATACATATAAATAATGTCAAAGGTGTGAATGAAGATTTCAACAACAAAAAGTAACACACTATCCAACCTGTCTTTGACAGCCAACCCAAAACTGGTTGAACTCGTCTGTCCTTTCTCTTAACTCAGCTTGTAGCGAGTGGTTGGCTGTTGATTGTAAAGCATCCATTTCTTGTGCACGTTGAATCCATGTTTGGGCATCTCTCAGCTGTTCATCTTTGTAGGCAATGGCTTCTTGTGCTACCCGATGCTGCAGGACATATAGATGTTAGGAAAACTAAAGAAACTTTGTCAAGCTGGATAACACGATATTAACTGCAACATTTCTTCTGGAAATACATGCACACACTAAGATGTAGAGTGACATTCATGTGCTTcaagtttttttatttctttttaatgAAGCTTTTTTATAAATTAGCAACAAATAGAAAACGATGCACATAACAGCTTAGTAATAACTTAGAAAGATTACATCATGTTTCTTGGTCAAATATCGTATTTGTCACATGAACTTCTAAGATAACGATATAGATTTAATATTATCGAAATGACAAGAAAGCATAGAGATAAAATTAATAATCAGAACCTGTTCTTCCATTTCACGAATCTGCCTTTCTTTCTCTTGACTATATTCTTTAAGATCGTGAATTTGTTTCAGATTTTGGGCTCTTTCAGCTTCTGAGTTGTCAAGTTCTCTTCTGCAAACAACATACACATTCTAAATCATTATCATAAATAACCTCGTCCCCAATTTATGTCAGGTTGGAGGTGGTAAATGAGAGGGTTTTGCTTGTGTAGATACTCCAACTGCAGTCCCACTCTTTGAAGTCTTTACCATCAGTTCTTTCTTAAAAATCATTCTCACTTATTTAAGACTTTATCGCAAACCAAATTGCAGTCTGGTTTACATGCACTAAATTCTACATGGATGATACCTACTTCATAGTCAGACAAGGATACATGGGTAGGAGGTTAAAAGGTATATAATGAGCTTGATATAAGTGGCCGGTGAACAACAATAGAGCTGAGACTACATTCATAACAAGTAACAGACAAGGTTTCTCAAAAACAACACACCGGAAGCTAGCCAACTCTTTGTTTTGCTTTCTAAGAAGATCCTCCTTCGCCCATGCCTGAAAAGATGGAATTAACTTTTTCGTTATTTTGTAATCTACAGGGTATCAATAACATGAAAGAGAAAAGTGAAGTTGCTCAACAGAACAAAGTCAATATAAAACTAAATGCAGAGGATGCACAACCTACCGCTTCATTATCTATAGTGATAGCACGAAGCTCTCTATCTTTCTCTTCCATTTGTAATTCCATCTCGTGTATGATGCTTTCCCTTTCTTCCAGCTGCTCCTACacagataaataaaataaaatagaagtcATCATATGACACTCAAACATTGTCTTTGTTCTTTCAATGAAACAAAACAATTGTGGTGATGATCCACTACATGCAGTAAACCTCAATAAGAGATGAAGAACCAAGAGAATTCGAACAGGAAACTGATCTATTTGTGCAAGACTCTAAGGTTGCTGCTGCAGAACATGCACCTTTGTGCTATTGCAACGTGAAAAAACATTAGATACTATAAAAATATACCAGCAGAAATATCTTGCCCCATGTTGTACAAGTCTGAACAATGATAAGTTATTCTGCCGTAATTGTCATCTTTTATAATTTGCATTGTGACAGGATCCAAGTTTGTGGTTCACTAACTTCAATATATTAGGGAGTGAAGCAGGCTCTTACACTCACTTTTTAGACAGTAATGTTAAACCATTTCTGTTTTAAGTTCAGAGTTTACATTACTCTGGCTAGCTGATTCCAGTTTGGGTTTCATGTGAACCGT comes from Papaver somniferum cultivar HN1 chromosome 7, ASM357369v1, whole genome shotgun sequence and encodes:
- the LOC113297670 gene encoding uncharacterized protein LOC113297670 isoform X3 translates to MEGNVSNHVGVRNNTNEEVNRMKFGQSDERTVYEVQHGTQPNHGDYCSITIDDGGGLDNEMLQQRIHSVYRQREDLHNMEVELRAQIMARSAIVEMKNSFDVQMKEHVNAYAELKLEERESIIHEMELQMEEKDRELRAITIDNEAAWAKEDLLRKQNKELASFRRELDNSEAERAQNLKQIHDLKEYSQEKERQIREMEEQHRVAQEAIAYKDEQLRDAQTWIQRAQEMDALQSTANHSLQAELRERTDEFNQFWVGCQRQFADVEMHHLQTIRQLKLELTEARERSGTSVSESRVGHAQSKDASVQGEDKGNQFNVNAAGVSGNSEVLMNGETNNALSKTERPGVSVILPSLVEMGAYLPNGHVTAVHPSVMHQQGIPQPQLEHCQPIPSIVSHQHWQNHQVVSESSHVPNQNPYQPAGKNIRPSVQYDTNFLSNGLVLYPERLEAQISSSKEPNTLKSSEAAQPAEQFLEEESSENQDALALETFKQITGTKEKTDTVSSDSHEGCTLPVEQPRLLHPDPNLLDERSLLVCLVRAIPAGSGGRIKISSTLSNRLGKMLVPFHWHDYKKIYGRLDDFLRGHPELFVVEGDFIHLREGAQEIISATTALAKVAAAAAVASPSYSSSFTSIAVTPMAQNLRLKKPSQPSVVKDRKSNDNCSNMVHGLVNVQISGKQKDHLEINGVQSDVRGVGVHDRTRLATSENKGDITGRHQANFGGKLQGRVSVNMPSSRR
- the LOC113297670 gene encoding uncharacterized protein LOC113297670 isoform X2, which gives rise to MEGNVSNHVGVRNNTNEEVNRMKFGQSDERTVYEHGTQPNHGDYCSITIDDGGGLDNEMLQQRIHSVYRQREDLHNMEVELRAQIMARSAIVEMKNSFDVQMKEHVNAYAELKEQLEERESIIHEMELQMEEKDRELRAITIDNEAAWAKEDLLRKQNKELASFRRELDNSEAERAQNLKQIHDLKEYSQEKERQIREMEEQHRVAQEAIAYKDEQLRDAQTWIQRAQEMDALQSTANHSLQAELRERTDEFNQFWVGCQRQFADVEMHHLQTIRQLKLELTEARERSGTSVSESRVGHAQSKDASVQGEDKGNQFNVNAAGVSGNSEVLMNGETNNALSKTERPGVSVILPSLVEMGAYLPNGHVTAVHPSVMHQQGIPQPQLEHCQPIPSIVSHQHWQNHQVVSESSHVPNQNPYQPAGKNIRPSVQYDTNFLSNGLVLYPERLEAQISSSKEPNTLKSSEAAQPAEQFLEEESSENQDALALETFKQITGTKEKTDTVSSDSHEGCTLPVEQPRLLHPDPNLLDERSLLVCLVRAIPAGSGGRIKISSTLSNRLGKMLVPFHWHDYKKIYGRLDDFLRGHPELFVVEGDFIHLREGAQEIISATTALAKVAAAAAVASPSYSSSFTSIAVTPMAQNLRLKKPSQPSVVKDRKSNDNCSNMVHGLVNVQISGKQKDHLEINGVQSDVRGVGVHDRTRLATSENKGDITGRHQANFGGKLQGRVSVNMPSSRR